The following proteins are co-located in the Tetrapisispora phaffii CBS 4417 chromosome 4, complete genome genome:
- the MSS18 gene encoding Mss18p (similar to Saccharomyces cerevisiae MSS18 (YPR134W); ancestral locus Anc_3.470) produces MLKKFIQNNCLVFNYRLRYRKLSSQNELYVMRHVTKRLSEFGKLLYVKPNFKTVESSIGNKPSSIDVVIASSNLESLSRVLFNIKAIQLPNLASVKPISHLNIESADCENKQSLADLTNDNHEYLESVENSLLEEWSKYSFPSGNTTMRNYEASNSICEITLDNTIYFNSFPSKITKLDLEASNKETDSISFNKYRIDYFINQNRFEKLHDPRLQKDSYQSSLKDSLKLFPYLFKDYETLPGSLKKWMSSIDQEGHGTEMSDREKHSLDILFHGFK; encoded by the coding sequence ATGTTAAAGAAGTTTATACAGAACAATTGTTTGGTATTCAATTATCGATTAAGGTACAGAAAATTATCTTCTCAAAATGAACTATATGTAATGAGACATGTTACAAAGAGATTAAGTGAATTTGGTAAGCTGTTGTATGTTAAACCTAATTTTAAGACAGTGGAGTCTAGTATCGGTAATAAACCGAGCAGTATCGATGTAGTAATAGCAAGTTCGAATCTAGAATCTCTTTCTAGAgttcttttcaatataaagGCTATTCAATTACCTAATTTAGCTTCGGTTAAACCTATATCTCACCTGAATATTGAATCTGCAGATTGCGAGAATAAACAGTCATTGGCCGATTTAACCAATGATAACCATGAATATCTGGAATCAGTAGAGAATAGTCTACTAGAAGAATGGTCTAAGTACAGCTTTCCATCAGGAAATACTACTATGAGAAATTATGAAGCTTCAAACTCAATATGTGAAATAACACTAGATAAcacaatatatttcaattcatttcCTTCAAAGATTACCAAATTAGATTTAGAGGCGTCGAATAAAGAAACTGATAGTATTTCATTTAACAAATATAGAATTGACTATtttataaatcaaaatcGTTTTGAAAAGTTGCATGATCCCAGATTGCAGAAAGACTCTTATCAATCTTCATTAAAGGActcattaaaattattcccatatttatttaaagattatGAGACTCTACCAGGTTCTCTAAAAAAATGGATGAGTAGTATTGATCAAGAAGGACATGGTACTGAAATGTCAGATAGGGAGAAGCACTCTcttgatatattatttcatGGATTCAAATAA
- the TOM5 gene encoding Tom5p (similar to Saccharomyces cerevisiae TOM5 (YPR133W-A); ancestral locus Anc_3.469) → MFGLPQGEPSEEEKQLHQQQTNATVRNSLCAAALLWVSPMVWNFVKKQWK, encoded by the coding sequence ATGTTTGGCTTACCACAAGGAGAACCTTCTGAAGAAGAGAAACAACTACACCAACAACAAACCAATGCCACTGTCAGAAATTCATTATGTGCAGCTGCATTACTATGGGTTTCACCAATGGTTTGGAATTTTGTCAAGAAACAATGGAAATAG
- the SPN1 gene encoding transcription factor SPN1 (similar to Saccharomyces cerevisiae SPN1 (YPR133C); ancestral locus Anc_3.468) — translation METVESATYVEQPAVVQNRDGDEDNVRVERKRKHIDVDGSDNDSDVDINKINQMPGSNNVTAGSGNLSNDAELDSATRTRKELEDKLDKLLKKPKVRRSRQDEDDLEQYLDEKILRLKDEMNIAAQMDIETLNKRIETNDKSLIAVQKVKLLPKVVSILSKANLADTILDNNLLQSVRIWLEPLPDGSLPSFEIQKSLFAALNKLPIKTEHLKESGLGRVVIFYTKSKRVEAPLPRIAEKLIAEWTRPIIGASDNYRDKRILKLEFDAEKLRKKSALDNAKNRKKQKNGSEEPRSRSEGSSAQSLYEDAAARRGRAAAPAQTTTDYKYAPVSNAGALSSNLRSNGVGSSLNNSETYKRLISRLNKSKKSK, via the coding sequence ATGGAGACTGTAGAAAGTGCCACTTATGTCGAACAACCTGCTGTTGTGCAAAATCGTGATGgtgatgaagataatgtTAGAGTAGAGAGGAAGCGCAAACATATCGACGTTGATGGTTCTGATAATGACAGTGATGTCgatatcaataaaattaaccAAATGCCAGGTAGCAATAATGTAACTGCTGGCAGTggtaatttatcaaatgatGCGGAACTAGATTCGGCTACGAGAACACGTAAGGAATTAGAAGACAAACTAGATAAACTTTTGAAGAAACCAAAAGTAAGAAGATCTAGacaagatgaagatgatttaGAACAGTATTTAGATGAAAAAATCTTAAGGTTAAAAGATGAAATGAATATTGCTGCACAGATGGATATTGAAACATTgaataaaagaattgaaacCAATGATAAGAGTTTAATTGCTGTACAAAAAGTTAAACTATTACCAAAAGTTGTTAGCATTCTATCAAAAGCTAATTTGGCTGATACTATTTtggataataatttattacaaaGTGTGAGAATATGGCTGGAACCACTACCTGATGGATCTCTACCATCCtttgaaattcaaaagtCTTTATTTGCTgcattgaataaattaccAATTAAGACTGAACATTTGAAGGAAAGTGGTCTTGGTAGAGTTGTAATCTTTTATACAAAATCAAAACGTGTTGAAGCACCATTACCTAGAATAGCAGAAAAACTAATAGCAGAATGGACGAGACCAATCATTGGTGCATCTGATAACTATAGAGATAAGagaattttaaaattagagTTTGATGCAGAAAAGTTAAGAAAGAAATCAGCTTTAGACAATGCTAAAAATAGAAAGAAGCAGAAGAATGGTAGTGAAGAACCACGCTCTAGAAGTGAAGGTTCCTCAGCCCAATCATTATATGAAGATGCTGCTGCTAGGAGAGGTAGAGCTGCTGCCCCAGCTCAAACCACGACAGATTATAAATATGCTCCTGTAAGTAATGCTGGTGCGTTATCTAGTAATTTAAGATCAAATGGTGTCGGttcttcattaaataatagCGAAACATACAAAAGATTGATTTCCAGATTAAATAAATCtaagaaatcaaaataa
- the RPS23B gene encoding 40S ribosomal protein uS12 (similar to Saccharomyces cerevisiae RPS23A (YGR118W) and RPS23B (YPR132W); ancestral locus Anc_3.467), giving the protein MGKGKPRGLNSARKLRIHRRNNRWAENNYKKRLLGTAFKSSPFGGSSHAKGIVLEKIGIESKQPNSAIRKCVRVQLIKNGKKVTAFVPNDGCLNFVDENDEVLLAGFGRKGKAKGDIPGVRFKVVKVSGVSLLALWKEKKEKPRS; this is encoded by the exons ATGGGTAAAGGTAAGCCAAGAGGTTTGAACTCCGCCAGAAAGTTACGTATCCACAGAAGAAACAA CCGTTGGGCCGAAAACAACTATAAGAAGAGATTATTGGGTACTGCCTTCAAATCTTCTCCGTTTGGTGGTTCTTCTCATGCTAAAGGTATCGTTTTAGAAAAGATCGGTATTGAATCCAAACAACCAAACTCTGCTATCAGAAAGTGTGTCAGAGTTCAATTAATCAAGAACGGTAAGAAGGTTACTGCTTTCGTTCCTAACGATGGTTGTTTAAACTTCgttgatgaaaatgacGAAGTCTTATTAGCTGGTTTCGGTAGAAAAGGTAAGGCTAAGGGTGATATTCCAGGTGTTAGATTCAAGGTCGTTAAGGTCTCTGGTGTCTCTTTATTAGCTTTATGGAAGgaaaagaaggaaaagCCAAGATCATAA